From one Esox lucius isolate fEsoLuc1 chromosome 11, fEsoLuc1.pri, whole genome shotgun sequence genomic stretch:
- the si:ch73-248e21.5 gene encoding uncharacterized protein si:ch73-248e21.5 isoform X1, producing MAPLKRKSQRKGEETVKHEDWIVRQMMKVSLISLALCLPHLLDTAVLHSTTEASLSPTKKPRTFLDLRLSHTTPETLKPSVSTTETQPGWTKGMFNSQKETTAGLAQVKDSGGTTKGDLVRRGISLYAVTAVKNLNGHAPAGGSRWEKEIHSSHGALLNGEHTSLPSANQHSTLPGEERATYHDSSTTDTARELITPNSTGTWAADSVNYTRLATTLFDESPKDQQTATPKGLESARSATPAGNYYREKSDFFMSTSSSRTTGSNKSKQSGYSSAIPTVSPNYTVTLPGTYEHMTVTTKAVNLKTQREDTNQSVVNRVTSMASILHANISKTLHRGTNNALDYNIDEYAKELWNSSSSRTSKDHNQTVLLYDETSLSGQGNGLNNITAFDHTAHPECREEDEMQASVLHGPSRLVCFVILWALAMTASVSLGLSIFLWVRMSVQKDKKRVGDGRRERASKVNLESLWTDQTTSVEERVEFWYANGTTLGHNQQGRERKREWREEKGNGGKGKEKWRGSECESLWIQPKVTLEDITDFWYANGRMRPEEPTDQRLLETCV from the exons ATGGCACCACTGAAGAGGAAATCACAGAGAAAAGGGGAAGAGACAGTGAAACATGAAGACTGGATAGTTAG acagatgatgAAAGTAAGTCTGATTTCCCTCGCCCTATGCCTTCCTCACCTCCTCGACACTGCTGTCCTCCATTCCACCACAGAGGCTTCCCTGAGCCCAACCAAAAAGCCACGAACATTTTTGGACCTCAGATTAAGCCACACGACACCAGAAACCCTGAAACCTTCAGTCTCTACAACCGAAACTCAACCTGGGTGGACTAAAGGCATGTTCAACAGCCAAAAAGAGACAACGGCCGGGTTGGCACAGGTCAAAGACTCAGGTGGCACAACTAAAGGGGACCTTGTCAGAAGAGGAATTTCCCTTTATGCTGTCACAGCCGTCAAGAACCTCAACGGGCATGCACCTGCAGGTGGGTCCAGGTGggaaaaagaaatacacagtTCCCATGGGGCCCTTCTGAATGGTGAACACACATCCTTGCCCAGTGCCAACCAACATAGCACTCTCCCAGGGGAGGAAAGGGCCACGTATCATGACAGCAGCACCACTGATACAGCCAGAGAACTGATCACACCAAATTCCACAGGGACGTGGGCTGCAGACAGCGTTAACTACACCAGGCTAGCGACTACACTCTTTGATGAGTCCCCAAAAGACCAACAAACTGCAACACCCAAAGGCTTAGAGAGTGCACGTTCAGCTACTCCCGCTGGGAACTACTACAGAGAAAAGAGCGACTTCTTTATGAGCACTTCCTCTAGTAGAACGACCGGTTCCAACAAAAGTAAACAAAGTGGGTATAGCAGTGCCATTCCAACGGTATCCCCTAATTACACAGTCACACTTCCAGGCACATATGAGCACATGACTGTGACAACCAAGGCTGTTAACTTGAAAACACAGCGTGAAGACACAAACCAGTCTGTGGTCAACAGGGTCACCTCCATGGCTTCAATACTCCATGCCAACATCAGCAAAACTCTTCACCGTGGCACTAACAATGCACTGGATTACAACATAGATGAATATGCAAAGGAACTTTGGAACAGTAGCAGTTCCAGAACTTCGAAGGACCATAACCAGACTGTTCTTTTGTATGACGAAACATCCCTCTCAGGGCAGGGCAACGGGTTAAATAACATAACTGCATTCGACCACACGGCTCACCCTGAGTGTAGAGAGGAAGACGAGATGCAGGCGTCTGTGCTGCACGGCCCTAGCAGACTAGTCTGTTTCGTCATTCTGTGGGCTCTAGCAATGACCGCTTCTGTCTCCCTGGGTCTCAGCATCTTCCTGTGGGTGCGGATGTCAGTCCAGAAAGATAAGAAAAGAGTAGGAGATGGAAGACGGGAAAGGGCATCAAAGGTGAATCTGGAGAGCCTGTGGACGGACCAAACAACATCGGTGGAAGAGAGGGTGGAATTCTGGTACGCCAACGGCACCACCCTTGGACATAACCAAcaggggagggaaagaaagagggagtggagggaggagaagggaaacGGTGGGAAGGGGAAGGAAAAATGGAGAGGGAGTGAATGTGAGAGCCTGTGGATTCAGCCAAAGGTGACATTGGAAGACATCACAGATTTCTGGTACGCAAATGGCCGAATGAGACCGGAAGAACCAACAGACCAGAGGTTGTTGGAAACATGtgtataa
- the si:ch73-248e21.5 gene encoding uncharacterized protein si:ch73-248e21.5 isoform X2 — MMKVSLISLALCLPHLLDTAVLHSTTEASLSPTKKPRTFLDLRLSHTTPETLKPSVSTTETQPGWTKGMFNSQKETTAGLAQVKDSGGTTKGDLVRRGISLYAVTAVKNLNGHAPAGGSRWEKEIHSSHGALLNGEHTSLPSANQHSTLPGEERATYHDSSTTDTARELITPNSTGTWAADSVNYTRLATTLFDESPKDQQTATPKGLESARSATPAGNYYREKSDFFMSTSSSRTTGSNKSKQSGYSSAIPTVSPNYTVTLPGTYEHMTVTTKAVNLKTQREDTNQSVVNRVTSMASILHANISKTLHRGTNNALDYNIDEYAKELWNSSSSRTSKDHNQTVLLYDETSLSGQGNGLNNITAFDHTAHPECREEDEMQASVLHGPSRLVCFVILWALAMTASVSLGLSIFLWVRMSVQKDKKRVGDGRRERASKVNLESLWTDQTTSVEERVEFWYANGTTLGHNQQGRERKREWREEKGNGGKGKEKWRGSECESLWIQPKVTLEDITDFWYANGRMRPEEPTDQRLLETCV, encoded by the coding sequence atgatgAAAGTAAGTCTGATTTCCCTCGCCCTATGCCTTCCTCACCTCCTCGACACTGCTGTCCTCCATTCCACCACAGAGGCTTCCCTGAGCCCAACCAAAAAGCCACGAACATTTTTGGACCTCAGATTAAGCCACACGACACCAGAAACCCTGAAACCTTCAGTCTCTACAACCGAAACTCAACCTGGGTGGACTAAAGGCATGTTCAACAGCCAAAAAGAGACAACGGCCGGGTTGGCACAGGTCAAAGACTCAGGTGGCACAACTAAAGGGGACCTTGTCAGAAGAGGAATTTCCCTTTATGCTGTCACAGCCGTCAAGAACCTCAACGGGCATGCACCTGCAGGTGGGTCCAGGTGggaaaaagaaatacacagtTCCCATGGGGCCCTTCTGAATGGTGAACACACATCCTTGCCCAGTGCCAACCAACATAGCACTCTCCCAGGGGAGGAAAGGGCCACGTATCATGACAGCAGCACCACTGATACAGCCAGAGAACTGATCACACCAAATTCCACAGGGACGTGGGCTGCAGACAGCGTTAACTACACCAGGCTAGCGACTACACTCTTTGATGAGTCCCCAAAAGACCAACAAACTGCAACACCCAAAGGCTTAGAGAGTGCACGTTCAGCTACTCCCGCTGGGAACTACTACAGAGAAAAGAGCGACTTCTTTATGAGCACTTCCTCTAGTAGAACGACCGGTTCCAACAAAAGTAAACAAAGTGGGTATAGCAGTGCCATTCCAACGGTATCCCCTAATTACACAGTCACACTTCCAGGCACATATGAGCACATGACTGTGACAACCAAGGCTGTTAACTTGAAAACACAGCGTGAAGACACAAACCAGTCTGTGGTCAACAGGGTCACCTCCATGGCTTCAATACTCCATGCCAACATCAGCAAAACTCTTCACCGTGGCACTAACAATGCACTGGATTACAACATAGATGAATATGCAAAGGAACTTTGGAACAGTAGCAGTTCCAGAACTTCGAAGGACCATAACCAGACTGTTCTTTTGTATGACGAAACATCCCTCTCAGGGCAGGGCAACGGGTTAAATAACATAACTGCATTCGACCACACGGCTCACCCTGAGTGTAGAGAGGAAGACGAGATGCAGGCGTCTGTGCTGCACGGCCCTAGCAGACTAGTCTGTTTCGTCATTCTGTGGGCTCTAGCAATGACCGCTTCTGTCTCCCTGGGTCTCAGCATCTTCCTGTGGGTGCGGATGTCAGTCCAGAAAGATAAGAAAAGAGTAGGAGATGGAAGACGGGAAAGGGCATCAAAGGTGAATCTGGAGAGCCTGTGGACGGACCAAACAACATCGGTGGAAGAGAGGGTGGAATTCTGGTACGCCAACGGCACCACCCTTGGACATAACCAAcaggggagggaaagaaagagggagtggagggaggagaagggaaacGGTGGGAAGGGGAAGGAAAAATGGAGAGGGAGTGAATGTGAGAGCCTGTGGATTCAGCCAAAGGTGACATTGGAAGACATCACAGATTTCTGGTACGCAAATGGCCGAATGAGACCGGAAGAACCAACAGACCAGAGGTTGTTGGAAACATGtgtataa
- the si:ch73-248e21.5 gene encoding uncharacterized protein si:ch73-248e21.5 isoform X3 translates to MFNSQKETTAGLAQVKDSGGTTKGDLVRRGISLYAVTAVKNLNGHAPAGGSRWEKEIHSSHGALLNGEHTSLPSANQHSTLPGEERATYHDSSTTDTARELITPNSTGTWAADSVNYTRLATTLFDESPKDQQTATPKGLESARSATPAGNYYREKSDFFMSTSSSRTTGSNKSKQSGYSSAIPTVSPNYTVTLPGTYEHMTVTTKAVNLKTQREDTNQSVVNRVTSMASILHANISKTLHRGTNNALDYNIDEYAKELWNSSSSRTSKDHNQTVLLYDETSLSGQGNGLNNITAFDHTAHPECREEDEMQASVLHGPSRLVCFVILWALAMTASVSLGLSIFLWVRMSVQKDKKRVGDGRRERASKVNLESLWTDQTTSVEERVEFWYANGTTLGHNQQGRERKREWREEKGNGGKGKEKWRGSECESLWIQPKVTLEDITDFWYANGRMRPEEPTDQRLLETCV, encoded by the coding sequence ATGTTCAACAGCCAAAAAGAGACAACGGCCGGGTTGGCACAGGTCAAAGACTCAGGTGGCACAACTAAAGGGGACCTTGTCAGAAGAGGAATTTCCCTTTATGCTGTCACAGCCGTCAAGAACCTCAACGGGCATGCACCTGCAGGTGGGTCCAGGTGggaaaaagaaatacacagtTCCCATGGGGCCCTTCTGAATGGTGAACACACATCCTTGCCCAGTGCCAACCAACATAGCACTCTCCCAGGGGAGGAAAGGGCCACGTATCATGACAGCAGCACCACTGATACAGCCAGAGAACTGATCACACCAAATTCCACAGGGACGTGGGCTGCAGACAGCGTTAACTACACCAGGCTAGCGACTACACTCTTTGATGAGTCCCCAAAAGACCAACAAACTGCAACACCCAAAGGCTTAGAGAGTGCACGTTCAGCTACTCCCGCTGGGAACTACTACAGAGAAAAGAGCGACTTCTTTATGAGCACTTCCTCTAGTAGAACGACCGGTTCCAACAAAAGTAAACAAAGTGGGTATAGCAGTGCCATTCCAACGGTATCCCCTAATTACACAGTCACACTTCCAGGCACATATGAGCACATGACTGTGACAACCAAGGCTGTTAACTTGAAAACACAGCGTGAAGACACAAACCAGTCTGTGGTCAACAGGGTCACCTCCATGGCTTCAATACTCCATGCCAACATCAGCAAAACTCTTCACCGTGGCACTAACAATGCACTGGATTACAACATAGATGAATATGCAAAGGAACTTTGGAACAGTAGCAGTTCCAGAACTTCGAAGGACCATAACCAGACTGTTCTTTTGTATGACGAAACATCCCTCTCAGGGCAGGGCAACGGGTTAAATAACATAACTGCATTCGACCACACGGCTCACCCTGAGTGTAGAGAGGAAGACGAGATGCAGGCGTCTGTGCTGCACGGCCCTAGCAGACTAGTCTGTTTCGTCATTCTGTGGGCTCTAGCAATGACCGCTTCTGTCTCCCTGGGTCTCAGCATCTTCCTGTGGGTGCGGATGTCAGTCCAGAAAGATAAGAAAAGAGTAGGAGATGGAAGACGGGAAAGGGCATCAAAGGTGAATCTGGAGAGCCTGTGGACGGACCAAACAACATCGGTGGAAGAGAGGGTGGAATTCTGGTACGCCAACGGCACCACCCTTGGACATAACCAAcaggggagggaaagaaagagggagtggagggaggagaagggaaacGGTGGGAAGGGGAAGGAAAAATGGAGAGGGAGTGAATGTGAGAGCCTGTGGATTCAGCCAAAGGTGACATTGGAAGACATCACAGATTTCTGGTACGCAAATGGCCGAATGAGACCGGAAGAACCAACAGACCAGAGGTTGTTGGAAACATGtgtataa
- the si:ch73-248e21.7 gene encoding mucin-3A isoform X1 gives MKAKPFGNLSPLSQCNLSMERVEWILCTTLLFLSLPILPAADEGTHVSQNFTTAVIRSNSTITDIPSKDVTTASLETESTINTFASVTGTMSKPNMETITPGNAPFHQTSASVPEHATATTTLTTDHETTALQVSTSDAQASNSETEMLTSPVSAERPVDLTSDPSQDILTTNLQTTPQVDLTSVRLYISTRQMEDLSPTAEPHLTSSKSQTEKFTAKPPILSIAPVPQTTHSQATSPATTHSSTSTVSMMATSPATTHSSTSIVSMGEKRTSKLSWVILVALLSGVVLIGALYCLCLLIRRKRRSRTEYLGSSFRIGKASKRKKGAEQDTWAGPVKLGAGEKEEAEGGGEDRGPEDDKREGGGVEVVLSTFTANEGEKGGPDGGLGMAGSRESKRWEEEEPLLYIDEGVVDEPERMSPEKDMEGGEGNGPHFSDNDKSEQNGGAAFCLTTAV, from the coding sequence ATGAAGGCAAAACCCTTCGGTAACCTTTCTCCTCTGTCACAGTGTAATCTCAGTATGGAGCGAGTAGAGTGGATTCTCTGCACTAcactccttttcctctctctgccgATTCTCCCTGCTGCAGATGAAGGTACTCATGTCTCACAAAATTTCACCACGGCAGTCATTAGATCTAACTCCACCATCACTGATATACCTTCTAAAGACGTCACCACGGCATCCTTGGAAACGGAGTCTACCATCAACACGTTCGCTTCAGTAACCGGCACTATGTCAAAGCCCAACATGGAAACCATCACCCCGGGAAACGCTCCTTTCCACCAAACTTCTGCATCTGTTCCGGAACATGCCACTGCCACCACTACGTTAACAACAGACCATGAGACCACTGCTCTTCAGGTGTCCACCTCCGATGCGCAGGCTTCAAATTCTGAGACTGAAATGTTGACATCCCCTGTGTCCGCAGAAAGGCCTGTGgatttgacctctgacccctcccAAGACATCCTGACTACCAATCTCCAAACCACGCCCCAGGTTGACCTGACTTCTGTCAGGCTCTACATTTCCACAAGGCAGATGGAGGACTTATCTCCGACAGCTGAACCCCACCTCACTTCCTCCAAGAGCCAGACAGAGAAATTTACTGCTAAACCTCCCATACTGTCCATCGCCCCGGTGCCCCAGACCACTCACAGTCAGGCCACATCTCCAGCCACTACCCACAGCTCCACCTCTACGGTGAGCATGATGGCCACATCTCCAGCCACCACCCACAGCTCCACCTCTATTGTGAGCATGGGGGAAAAACGTACTTCCAAATTATCCTGGGTCATCCTGGTCGCTCTCCTGAGTGGAGTTGTCCTCATCGGTGCTCTCTACTGCCTCTGTCTGCTCATCAGACGAAAAAGGCGAAGTCGCACTGAATACCTTGGCTCCAGCTTTCGTATTGGGAAGGCTTcaaagaggaagaaaggagcaGAGCAAGATACCTGGGCAGGACCGGTGAAGCTAGGTGccggggagaaggaggaggctGAGGGCGGTGGGGAGGACCGGGGCCCGGAGGATGACAAGAGAGAAGGGGGCGGAGTGGAGGTGGTGCTCAGCACCTTCACAGCCAACGAGGGAGAGAAGGGCGGGCCCGATGGAGGATTGGGCATGGCCGGGAGCAGGGAGTCAAAgaggtgggaggaggaggagcctcTGCTGTACATTGATGAGGGAGTGGTTGATGAGCCAGAAAGGATGTCACCTGAGAAAGATATGGAGGGGGGAGAAGGGAATGGACCTCACTttagtgacaatgacaagtcTGAGCAGAATGGTGGAGCGGCCTTCTGTTTAACCACCGCCGTTTAG
- the si:ch73-248e21.7 gene encoding mucin-3A isoform X2: MERVEWILCTTLLFLSLPILPAADEGTHVSQNFTTAVIRSNSTITDIPSKDVTTASLETESTINTFASVTGTMSKPNMETITPGNAPFHQTSASVPEHATATTTLTTDHETTALQVSTSDAQASNSETEMLTSPVSAERPVDLTSDPSQDILTTNLQTTPQVDLTSVRLYISTRQMEDLSPTAEPHLTSSKSQTEKFTAKPPILSIAPVPQTTHSQATSPATTHSSTSTVSMMATSPATTHSSTSIVSMGEKRTSKLSWVILVALLSGVVLIGALYCLCLLIRRKRRSRTEYLGSSFRIGKASKRKKGAEQDTWAGPVKLGAGEKEEAEGGGEDRGPEDDKREGGGVEVVLSTFTANEGEKGGPDGGLGMAGSRESKRWEEEEPLLYIDEGVVDEPERMSPEKDMEGGEGNGPHFSDNDKSEQNGGAAFCLTTAV; encoded by the coding sequence ATGGAGCGAGTAGAGTGGATTCTCTGCACTAcactccttttcctctctctgccgATTCTCCCTGCTGCAGATGAAGGTACTCATGTCTCACAAAATTTCACCACGGCAGTCATTAGATCTAACTCCACCATCACTGATATACCTTCTAAAGACGTCACCACGGCATCCTTGGAAACGGAGTCTACCATCAACACGTTCGCTTCAGTAACCGGCACTATGTCAAAGCCCAACATGGAAACCATCACCCCGGGAAACGCTCCTTTCCACCAAACTTCTGCATCTGTTCCGGAACATGCCACTGCCACCACTACGTTAACAACAGACCATGAGACCACTGCTCTTCAGGTGTCCACCTCCGATGCGCAGGCTTCAAATTCTGAGACTGAAATGTTGACATCCCCTGTGTCCGCAGAAAGGCCTGTGgatttgacctctgacccctcccAAGACATCCTGACTACCAATCTCCAAACCACGCCCCAGGTTGACCTGACTTCTGTCAGGCTCTACATTTCCACAAGGCAGATGGAGGACTTATCTCCGACAGCTGAACCCCACCTCACTTCCTCCAAGAGCCAGACAGAGAAATTTACTGCTAAACCTCCCATACTGTCCATCGCCCCGGTGCCCCAGACCACTCACAGTCAGGCCACATCTCCAGCCACTACCCACAGCTCCACCTCTACGGTGAGCATGATGGCCACATCTCCAGCCACCACCCACAGCTCCACCTCTATTGTGAGCATGGGGGAAAAACGTACTTCCAAATTATCCTGGGTCATCCTGGTCGCTCTCCTGAGTGGAGTTGTCCTCATCGGTGCTCTCTACTGCCTCTGTCTGCTCATCAGACGAAAAAGGCGAAGTCGCACTGAATACCTTGGCTCCAGCTTTCGTATTGGGAAGGCTTcaaagaggaagaaaggagcaGAGCAAGATACCTGGGCAGGACCGGTGAAGCTAGGTGccggggagaaggaggaggctGAGGGCGGTGGGGAGGACCGGGGCCCGGAGGATGACAAGAGAGAAGGGGGCGGAGTGGAGGTGGTGCTCAGCACCTTCACAGCCAACGAGGGAGAGAAGGGCGGGCCCGATGGAGGATTGGGCATGGCCGGGAGCAGGGAGTCAAAgaggtgggaggaggaggagcctcTGCTGTACATTGATGAGGGAGTGGTTGATGAGCCAGAAAGGATGTCACCTGAGAAAGATATGGAGGGGGGAGAAGGGAATGGACCTCACTttagtgacaatgacaagtcTGAGCAGAATGGTGGAGCGGCCTTCTGTTTAACCACCGCCGTTTAG